Proteins co-encoded in one Nitratireductor kimnyeongensis genomic window:
- the ychF gene encoding redox-regulated ATPase YchF, whose amino-acid sequence MGFKCGIVGLPNVGKSTLFNALTKTAAAQAANYPFCTIEPNTGEVAVPDPRLKKIAGVTGSKEVIPTRISFVDIAGLVRGASKGEGLGNQFLANIREVDAIVHVLRCFEDDDITHVEGRIDPVADAETVETELMLADLESLERRTLQMQKRATGKDKEAQTLLPMMEQALALLQEGKPVRVLLDGIAAEDLKILRGLNLLTSKPVLYVCNVAEGDAAEGNAQSKRVEEMAKAQGAMTVVISAAIEAEVAQLADEEAAEYLEAMGLEEPGLDRLIRAGYELLDLITFFTSGPKETRAWTVQKGAKAPQAAGVIHTDFERGFIRAQTIGYEDFVTLGGEVAARDAGKARDEGKEYVVTDGDVMLFKFNT is encoded by the coding sequence ATGGGTTTCAAATGCGGCATCGTCGGTCTGCCCAATGTCGGCAAGTCCACGCTCTTCAACGCGCTCACCAAGACGGCCGCCGCACAGGCCGCCAACTATCCGTTCTGCACTATTGAGCCCAACACGGGCGAAGTGGCCGTGCCGGATCCGCGCCTGAAGAAGATTGCCGGCGTGACCGGCTCCAAGGAAGTCATTCCCACCCGCATATCCTTCGTGGACATTGCCGGCCTCGTGCGCGGCGCTTCCAAGGGCGAAGGGCTGGGCAACCAGTTTCTGGCCAATATCCGCGAAGTGGACGCCATCGTGCATGTGCTGCGCTGCTTCGAGGATGACGACATTACCCATGTGGAAGGCCGCATCGACCCTGTCGCGGATGCCGAAACCGTCGAGACCGAGCTGATGCTCGCCGACCTCGAAAGCCTGGAACGGCGCACCCTGCAAATGCAGAAGCGCGCAACCGGCAAGGACAAGGAAGCCCAGACGCTTCTGCCCATGATGGAGCAGGCGCTGGCGCTGCTTCAGGAAGGCAAGCCGGTGCGCGTTCTTCTCGACGGGATCGCAGCGGAAGACCTGAAGATCCTGCGCGGCCTCAACCTGCTGACCTCGAAGCCCGTGCTCTATGTGTGCAACGTGGCCGAGGGCGACGCCGCCGAAGGCAATGCCCAGAGCAAACGCGTCGAGGAAATGGCAAAGGCGCAAGGCGCGATGACGGTCGTGATCTCGGCTGCGATCGAGGCCGAAGTGGCCCAGCTCGCCGACGAGGAAGCAGCTGAATATCTGGAGGCGATGGGGCTGGAAGAGCCCGGTCTCGACCGGCTGATCCGCGCCGGCTACGAACTGCTCGACCTCATCACCTTCTTCACCTCCGGCCCCAAGGAAACCCGCGCCTGGACAGTTCAGAAGGGCGCCAAGGCACCACAGGCGGCCGGCGTGATCCACACCGATTTCGAGCGCGGCTTCATTCGCGCGCAGACCATTGGCTACGAAGACTTTGTGACGCTAGGCGGTGAAGTGGCCGCCCGCGACGCGGGCAAGGCCCGTGACGAAGGCAAGGAATATGTGGTGACGGACGGCGATGTGATGCTGTTCAAGTTCAACACCTGA
- a CDS encoding winged helix-turn-helix transcriptional regulator has product MKPRHGHISENCRPISEVLSLIGDKWTSLIIERLNEQPLRFNALKRRVDGISQKVLTSSLRALERDGFLERIEHPTVPPSVEYRLTAFGHELAQPLSALKQFALANAGRMEAARAAYDARNSSGESSDRRPQPIQPATMV; this is encoded by the coding sequence ATGAAACCGCGTCACGGGCACATCTCTGAGAACTGCCGGCCGATCAGCGAGGTTCTCTCGTTGATTGGAGACAAATGGACCTCTCTCATCATCGAACGCCTCAACGAGCAACCGTTGCGTTTCAACGCGTTGAAACGGCGCGTGGATGGCATTTCGCAGAAAGTGCTGACAAGTTCGCTCAGGGCCCTCGAACGCGATGGCTTTCTTGAACGCATCGAACATCCGACGGTGCCCCCGAGCGTGGAATACCGATTGACCGCCTTTGGACATGAGCTTGCTCAACCGCTCTCGGCACTGAAACAGTTTGCCCTCGCCAACGCCGGCAGAATGGAAGCGGCCCGGGCAGCCTATGACGCGCGCAACAGCTCCGGTGAAAGCAGCGACAGGCGGCCACAGCCGATTCAGCCGGCGACCATGGTCTGA
- a CDS encoding NADPH-dependent FMN reductase, protein MKKILVLVGSNRKESINHKFAQALEKLAEGRLAFDYFDLSTLPMYNDDDVGAYPAAAQQLKDRIAAADGVLLVTPEHNRSIPAILKNAIDWGSRPWGQNSWTGKATAVVGSSPGAMGAIAAQIHLRSIMVSLGATLLTSPEVYLQMKPGLIDQNNDITNEDTKAFLSGFVEKFSAWVGSAQDRVAA, encoded by the coding sequence ATGAAGAAAATTTTGGTTCTCGTTGGCTCCAACCGAAAGGAGTCGATCAATCATAAATTTGCACAGGCTTTGGAAAAGCTCGCCGAAGGACGCCTTGCGTTCGACTATTTCGATCTCTCCACATTGCCGATGTACAATGATGATGACGTCGGGGCGTATCCGGCTGCCGCGCAGCAGCTCAAGGACAGGATTGCAGCAGCCGATGGTGTGCTTCTCGTGACGCCCGAGCACAACCGCTCCATACCCGCGATCCTGAAGAATGCGATCGACTGGGGCTCAAGACCCTGGGGACAGAACAGCTGGACCGGAAAGGCCACTGCCGTCGTGGGGTCCAGCCCCGGTGCCATGGGTGCGATCGCGGCCCAGATCCATCTGCGCTCCATCATGGTCAGCCTCGGAGCCACGCTGCTGACCAGCCCGGAGGTCTATCTGCAGATGAAGCCCGGCCTCATCGATCAGAACAACGACATCACCAATGAAGACACGAAGGCCTTCCTGTCAGGCTTCGTCGAAAAATTCTCTGCGTGGGTTGGTTCTGCGCAGGATCGCGTCGCAGCCTGA
- the pth gene encoding aminoacyl-tRNA hydrolase, which produces MLLIAGLGNPGQQYERHRHNVGFMAADAIARRHSFSSWSKKFNALVAEGRVGGEKVLLIKPQTFMNLSGQAIGEAMRFYKVELEDLLVLYDELDLAPGKLRIKTGGGSGGHNGIKSIDAHCGNDYRRVRIGIGHPGDKARVNAHVLGDFAKADQAWLEPMLDAIADNISMLAEGDESGFMNRVSLAVKETGAEPAQKRESKPAKQQSHIRQARQKGPTAPLPESGPMAAMLKKLLGQKE; this is translated from the coding sequence ATGCTGCTCATTGCAGGGCTAGGCAATCCCGGCCAGCAATACGAACGGCACCGGCACAATGTCGGTTTCATGGCGGCGGACGCGATTGCGCGCCGCCATAGTTTTTCTTCATGGTCGAAGAAGTTCAACGCGCTCGTGGCCGAAGGCCGCGTCGGCGGCGAGAAAGTTCTGCTCATCAAGCCGCAGACTTTCATGAACCTCTCAGGCCAGGCGATCGGAGAAGCCATGCGCTTCTACAAGGTCGAGCTCGAGGACCTGCTCGTTCTCTATGACGAACTCGATCTCGCCCCCGGCAAACTGCGCATCAAGACGGGCGGCGGCTCGGGCGGCCATAACGGCATCAAGTCGATCGACGCCCATTGCGGCAACGACTATCGCCGCGTGCGCATCGGCATCGGACACCCCGGCGACAAGGCACGCGTGAACGCACATGTGCTGGGCGATTTTGCCAAGGCGGATCAAGCATGGCTTGAACCCATGCTGGACGCCATTGCAGACAATATTTCAATGCTTGCCGAAGGCGACGAATCGGGCTTCATGAACCGGGTCAGCCTCGCGGTGAAGGAAACCGGTGCAGAGCCTGCACAGAAGCGGGAAAGCAAACCCGCGAAACAACAGAGCCACATCCGCCAGGCGCGGCAGAAGGGGCCTACAGCCCCCCTCCCCGAGAGCGGCCCAATGGCGGCCATGCTCAAAAAACTCCTCGGCCAGAAGGAATAG
- a CDS encoding 50S ribosomal protein L25/general stress protein Ctc, translating into MSHQSYELKAEARERVGKGSARAIRRNGKVPAVIYGDKDAPLSITLPYKEVSMKIFGGGFLTTIATIDVDGKKIQVLPKDYQLDPVRDFVMHVDFLRIGKGTVVTVNVPVHFINEETAPGIKRGGVLNVVRHEVEFTCPATAIPDYIEVDLDGMDIGDSAHISTVKLPEGVQPTITDRDFTIATIAAPAGLKSEESEADEDEAEVVAEEKEGEGEE; encoded by the coding sequence ATGAGCCATCAGAGCTACGAGCTGAAGGCCGAGGCGCGCGAACGGGTCGGTAAGGGGTCCGCCCGGGCTATTCGGCGCAACGGTAAAGTTCCTGCCGTCATTTACGGCGACAAGGATGCCCCGCTTTCCATCACGCTTCCCTACAAGGAAGTGTCCATGAAGATTTTCGGCGGCGGCTTCCTCACCACGATTGCCACCATCGACGTCGACGGCAAGAAGATTCAGGTCCTTCCGAAGGACTATCAGCTTGATCCCGTCCGCGATTTCGTCATGCATGTGGACTTCCTGCGCATCGGCAAGGGCACGGTCGTGACCGTGAACGTGCCGGTTCACTTCATCAACGAAGAGACCGCTCCGGGCATCAAGCGCGGCGGTGTCCTCAACGTTGTGCGCCACGAGGTCGAGTTCACCTGCCCCGCTACGGCGATCCCCGACTACATCGAGGTTGATCTGGACGGTATGGATATCGGCGACTCCGCTCACATCTCCACCGTCAAGCTCCCCGAGGGTGTTCAGCCGACCATCACGGACCGCGACTTCACCATCGCAACCATCGCAGCGCCTGCCGGCCTGAAGTCGGAAGAGTCCGAGGCTGACGAGGATGAAGCGGAAGTCGTGGCTGAAGAGAAGGAGGGCGAGGGCGAGGAGTAA